The genomic region TCCGGTTTTTCCGTTCCCAGCACGGGTAGCTGCCCTGCAGAAGAGTCACACACGCGGGGAGGAAATTCCGATGCCGTCGCAACCACGTGCAGGCCGCCGAGTAGTTCGCACCGCTGCGATCGCGTTGGTCGTGAGCATGCTGTGTCCCGCGCCCGCTTACGCGTCCGAAGGATCAGAGGACCACTACGCCGGCTCGCAGATCGCCAAGCACGAGGGCGCCGGCGAGATGCTGATGACATCGCCGGAGCTGAGCGCCGGCCACGTCGAGGGCATCGACGTCAGCAGCCACCAGGGCGCCGTCGACTGGGGACACTGGTGGCGCAGCGGGAAGCGGTTCGCCTACATCAAGGCGACCGAGGGGACCAACTACAAGAACCCCAACTTCACCCAGCAGTACAACGGTTCCTACAACGCCGGCATGACCAGGGGCTCGTACCACTTCGCGTTGCCCAACCGCTCCGACGGCGCCACGCAGGCGCGGTTCTTCGTGGCCAACGGGGGAGGCTGGTCGCGTGACGGCCGCACGCTGCCGGGGACGCTCGACATCGAGTACAACCCCTACGGCGGCGACACCTGCTACGGCCTGAGCCACGCCGCGATGGTGAACTGGATCAAGAGCTTCAGCGACACCTACCACGCGCTCACCAAGCGCTGGCCGGTGATCTACACGTCCACGCAGTGGTGGGACAGGTGCACCGGCCGCACCGGCGACTTCAGCTCCACGAACCCCTTGTGGCTGGCCAGGTACGCCGCCGCGGTGGGCCCGATGCCGTTCAAGTGGCCGGTCCACACGATCTGGCAGTACACCTCGTCGCCGATCGACCAGAACGTCTTCAACGGCGGCCCCGACCGGCTCGCCGCCCTGGCGACGGGATGAGTCGTGGACAACCCGGCAAGCAGGTCGAACCTCATCCTGCTCGTGTTCCTCGCCCTGGTCTTCGCGGTGTCGTCGACACTCGTGGTGGTCTCGGTGGTGCACATCGAGCGGACCGGGCTCGAGGTGGAAGGGCTCTCGGACGGCGCGGTCATGACGTCGTCGGCGGTGCGCGAGGTGACCATCACCGCGCAGGACCCGCGCACGCTGGACCGGGTGGAGGTCCTCGTCGACGACGTCGAGGTCGCGACCCACCGCGACGGGGACAGGTTGACGCTGAAGGACTTCAGGCCCGCCGAGGGCAGGCACGTGCTGATCGCCCGCGCGCCCAGCGCCACGGCGCTGTCGCTGACGGCGGAGCTCGAGTACGAGTTCACCGTCGACAACACCTCGGAACCGTGGCGGGCCGGGCTGCAGACGGTCGCGAACGCGCTACGCGTGTTCGGTCCCGACGACCACGGCACGACCCAGGTCGGCCGCGCGGTGCATGGCATCGGCGTAATGCGCCATCAGTTCCAGTGACTCCACCTGGCGCGTGAGCTCGTCCGCGTCCGCGGCCGGGTCGAGCCGTGCTTCCGCGCTGGCCCGCACGATGGACGCCGTCGCGGCGCCCATGCGCTGGCACAGGGCGGCGATCGCGCGCAGGACGTCCTCGGCTTCGGCGGGACTGATCGGCACGTGCCGGTCGTCGCCCTCGCCGGTGGCGACCCGCGCGAGGTCAGTGTCCCAGGTGGACGCTGCCGTGCACAACGACGCCGTGAAGGCCTGCCAGTCCGCCTTGCTCCTCAGTGTTTCTTGCTCGCTCACCGCGTCCACCTTCCGGCTGGTTTCGCCGGGGGATACCCGCGGATCGGCCCGCTGCGCGCCCGGAAAGCATGAATCGCGGACGCATGGTGATGACACTCCGTGAGGAATTCACTAGAGCGGGTGCTTACCAGGTCAAGGACGACTGGAGGGGCTGGTCACGGGTACCTGCCACTCACCACAGGACCACGCTCACGTTCGGGGAAGGACTGGGCAATGGCTATC from Lentzea guizhouensis harbors:
- a CDS encoding lysozyme — translated: MLCPAPAYASEGSEDHYAGSQIAKHEGAGEMLMTSPELSAGHVEGIDVSSHQGAVDWGHWWRSGKRFAYIKATEGTNYKNPNFTQQYNGSYNAGMTRGSYHFALPNRSDGATQARFFVANGGGWSRDGRTLPGTLDIEYNPYGGDTCYGLSHAAMVNWIKSFSDTYHALTKRWPVIYTSTQWWDRCTGRTGDFSSTNPLWLARYAAAVGPMPFKWPVHTIWQYTSSPIDQNVFNGGPDRLAALATG